The segment AGCAGCGCCAGGGCCTGGCCCAGATCAAAATCAGGGGCGGCTTCCAGAGCCTGGCAAGCGGCCAGTTCCAGGGGCCGGCCTTCCTTGAGCCCGTCCACGAACGCTGCACACCCGCAGCCGACCGCGAACACTTCCACCCGTAATCCGTTGCGCAGCACCACGGCGCTTTGTGGCTGATGCGGGTCTAGGCCCTGAATTTGGCCCTGGTGTTGATGTGCGGTCCATAGAGCGGCTATGGCGTAGGGTGAATTCAGGCTTGCGACGCCGGGATGCAGTTGCAGGCACAACTGGCCAAGCCTGCCGGGGTTGTTGAGCGCGCGGATCAATAAGTGCGGGTCCACTGCGCAGGCGTCTGCGGCGTGAAAGGCCTGGACGCACAAACGTTCCAATCGTGCGACATCCGCCAGGTAAGGCACGCTGCTGGCAGGTGCGAAACCCTTGACAAAATCTGCGAACTGGACGCCATAGGTGCTCATTACAGGGCTTTTGG is part of the Pseudomonas sp. ML2-2023-3 genome and harbors:
- a CDS encoding DNA-binding domain-containing protein, with product MNMQEAFSAALLDPDTPYPQGISCHNGDIERRFAVYRNNVHSGLINALATSYPVVSQLVGDVFFQAMARAFIQDFPPKSPVMSTYGVQFADFVKGFAPASSVPYLADVARLERLCVQAFHAADACAVDPHLLIRALNNPGRLGQLCLQLHPGVASLNSPYAIAALWTAHQHQGQIQGLDPHQPQSAVVLRNGLRVEVFAVGCGCAAFVDGLKEGRPLELAACQALEAAPDFDLGQALALLITHDAITGLHPTAEVSP